In Candidatus Binataceae bacterium, one DNA window encodes the following:
- a CDS encoding anti-sigma factor codes for MDTPENIVPAASPARGVSPVWRGLAFLTLAAAAVLALLATKYAAALRYDSITDSAERAALDDRITSLEHDVVAAHSQIASLRQQLETSGKSVQAALMPDSRIIHLAPLGAVPNASAAIAETPLKSEAVLLVSGLPAPPAGESYELWWIGVHGEAIKAATFHPDQNGAAIADATLPPASAHVVADEITLQRSQSADKPDGTIYFRGATQ; via the coding sequence GTGGACACGCCCGAAAACATAGTGCCCGCCGCATCGCCGGCGCGCGGGGTATCTCCGGTATGGCGCGGACTGGCCTTCCTGACCCTCGCAGCCGCGGCGGTGCTGGCGCTGCTGGCGACTAAATACGCGGCGGCGCTGCGCTACGACTCCATCACCGACTCCGCAGAGCGCGCCGCGCTCGACGACCGCATCACCAGCCTCGAGCACGACGTAGTCGCGGCGCACAGCCAGATCGCCTCGCTGCGCCAGCAATTGGAGACGAGCGGCAAGAGCGTGCAGGCGGCGCTTATGCCCGACTCGCGGATCATTCATCTTGCGCCGCTAGGCGCGGTGCCTAACGCCAGCGCCGCGATCGCCGAGACTCCGCTGAAGAGCGAGGCCGTGCTGCTGGTCAGCGGGCTTCCCGCGCCCCCTGCGGGCGAAAGTTATGAGCTTTGGTGGATCGGTGTGCACGGCGAAGCGATCAAGGCCGCGACCTTTCATCCCGATCAGAATGGGGCGGCGATCGCCGACGCGACCCTGCCGCCGGCGTCCGCACACGTAGTAGCGGACGAAATCACGCTCCAGCGGTCGCAGAGCGCCGACAAGCCGGACGGCACGATCTATTTCAGAGGCGCCACCCAATAG
- a CDS encoding class I SAM-dependent methyltransferase, protein MAIPQSAEGSPSAQRWKAERYAEHAHFVPALGQPVLDLLKPLAGERILDLGCGDGVLTEKIAAAGAVVVGVDASAEMVAAAQRRGLDARVADGARLTFAREFDAAFSNAALHWMRDDPDAVIAGVARALKPDGRFAGEMGGHGCVAAITVALIAVLQRRGVDRMATSPWYFPTVNDYRARLERGGFTVEYIELIPRPTPLPTDMAGWLDTFAAPFLGWLPAPERAPARDEVIAMLRPVLCDENGRWTADYMRLRFLARLPR, encoded by the coding sequence ATGGCAATTCCACAATCAGCCGAAGGTTCGCCGTCCGCGCAGCGCTGGAAGGCGGAGCGCTACGCCGAGCACGCTCATTTCGTTCCGGCGCTCGGGCAGCCCGTGCTCGATCTGCTCAAGCCGCTTGCCGGCGAGCGCATTCTGGACCTCGGATGCGGCGACGGCGTGCTGACCGAGAAAATTGCCGCCGCGGGTGCGGTCGTGGTGGGCGTCGATGCCTCAGCGGAGATGGTCGCGGCGGCGCAAAGGCGGGGACTCGACGCGCGCGTTGCCGACGGCGCGCGGCTTACCTTCGCGCGCGAGTTTGATGCGGCCTTTTCCAATGCGGCGCTGCATTGGATGAGGGACGATCCCGACGCAGTGATCGCGGGCGTCGCGCGCGCGCTCAAGCCGGACGGCCGCTTCGCGGGCGAGATGGGCGGTCACGGATGCGTGGCCGCGATTACGGTTGCGTTGATCGCGGTGCTCCAGCGCCGCGGCGTGGACCGCATGGCCACGAGCCCCTGGTATTTTCCGACCGTCAACGACTATCGCGCGCGGCTCGAGCGCGGCGGTTTCACCGTCGAATATATTGAATTGATTCCGCGGCCGACGCCGTTGCCGACCGACATGGCGGGATGGCTCGACACGTTCGCGGCGCCGTTCCTGGGCTGGCTGCCCGCGCCCGAGCGTGCGCCCGCACGCGACGAGGTTATCGCGATGCTCAGGCCGGTGCTGTGCGACGAAAATGGACGCTGGACGGCCGACTACATGCGGCTGCGTTTCCTCGCGCGGCTCCCGCGCTAG
- a CDS encoding PaaI family thioesterase codes for MTPQEFAQHLNRLYAGTMMQDIEMLHAGEGCARGRLEFKPDLRQLTGLFHAGAIMALADTTATAAAMWEVNPGGEFRPELFPLSIQVSSNLIRNTDRGALTAEAELVHRGRSTIVADVRVLDDQSRLIAKATVTLLVPKQPAR; via the coding sequence GTGACACCCCAGGAGTTCGCGCAGCATCTGAACCGTCTGTACGCCGGCACGATGATGCAGGACATCGAGATGCTCCATGCGGGAGAGGGGTGCGCGCGCGGACGACTCGAGTTCAAGCCTGATCTGCGGCAACTCACCGGGCTGTTCCATGCCGGAGCGATCATGGCGCTCGCCGATACGACGGCGACGGCGGCGGCGATGTGGGAGGTAAATCCGGGCGGCGAATTTCGTCCCGAGCTTTTCCCGCTCTCGATCCAGGTTTCGAGCAACCTCATCCGCAACACGGATCGCGGCGCTCTCACTGCGGAGGCCGAACTGGTTCATCGCGGCCGGAGCACGATCGTCGCCGACGTCCGCGTGCTCGACGATCAATCGCGGCTGATTGCAAAGGCAACCGTCACGCTGCTCGTGCCGAAGCAGCCTGCGCGCTGA
- a CDS encoding methylmalonyl-CoA mutase family protein, with protein sequence MSDGGIGDERKRWEQRKVEPALKRGGERREHFATSSGIDVGREYDPTDLNGFDYLRDLGFAGEYPFTRGVQPTMYRGRLWTMRQYAGFGDAEESNRRYRYLFEHGQTGLSVAFDLPTQMGRDSDHPLARGEVGRVGVSICALADMETLLDQLPLDRISTSMTINATASILLALYLVAAERRGVGWDKLNGTIQNDVLKEYVARGTYIYPPRGSMRIITDIFAFATREVPNWNTISISGYHIREAGSTAAQELAFTLADGIAYVEAALKAGLKIDAFASRLSFFFNVHNNFFEEIAKFRVARRLWARIMKERFGATDERSMMLRFHAQTAGSTLTAQQVDNNVVRVTLQALAAVLGGAQSLHTNSRDEALALPTEQSALLALRTQQIIANESDVADTVDPLGGSYYVESLTRELEKKAVEYLGKIDDLGGAVAAIERGYMQREIQSAAYLYQREIESKQRIIVGLNQFTSGEQPPIDLLRVNPEIEHKQCERLSRLRAERNAAATRDALGRVEAAARDGGNLMPAIVDAVRNWATLGEISDAMRRVFGEYQPVNVV encoded by the coding sequence ATGTCCGACGGCGGTATCGGAGACGAGCGCAAGCGCTGGGAGCAACGCAAGGTCGAGCCGGCGCTCAAGCGCGGCGGCGAGCGCCGCGAGCATTTCGCCACCAGTTCCGGCATCGACGTCGGACGCGAGTACGACCCGACCGACCTGAACGGCTTCGACTACCTGCGCGACCTCGGTTTCGCGGGCGAGTACCCATTCACCCGCGGCGTCCAGCCGACGATGTATCGCGGGCGGCTCTGGACGATGCGCCAGTACGCGGGCTTCGGCGATGCCGAGGAATCCAACCGCCGTTACCGCTACCTCTTCGAGCACGGGCAGACCGGGCTCTCGGTCGCCTTCGATCTGCCGACCCAGATGGGCCGCGACTCCGATCATCCATTAGCCCGCGGCGAGGTGGGACGCGTCGGCGTTTCGATCTGCGCGCTCGCCGACATGGAGACGCTGCTCGATCAGCTCCCGCTCGACAGGATCTCGACGTCGATGACCATCAATGCGACCGCGTCGATCCTGCTCGCGCTTTACCTGGTTGCGGCGGAGCGGCGCGGCGTGGGCTGGGACAAACTCAACGGGACGATCCAGAACGACGTGCTCAAGGAGTACGTCGCCCGCGGGACCTACATCTATCCGCCGCGCGGATCGATGCGGATTATCACCGACATTTTCGCGTTCGCGACCAGGGAAGTTCCCAACTGGAACACGATCTCGATCTCCGGCTACCACATCCGCGAAGCCGGGTCGACCGCGGCGCAGGAACTGGCGTTTACGCTCGCCGACGGAATCGCATACGTGGAAGCGGCGCTCAAGGCCGGGCTCAAAATCGACGCCTTCGCGAGCCGCCTTTCCTTCTTCTTTAATGTGCACAACAACTTCTTCGAGGAGATCGCCAAGTTCCGCGTGGCGCGCCGGCTGTGGGCGCGCATCATGAAAGAGCGCTTCGGCGCGACCGACGAACGCTCGATGATGCTGCGGTTTCATGCGCAGACCGCGGGCTCAACGCTCACCGCGCAGCAGGTCGACAACAACGTCGTGCGGGTGACGCTGCAGGCGCTGGCCGCAGTGCTGGGCGGTGCGCAATCGCTCCATACCAATTCCCGCGACGAGGCTCTGGCGCTGCCCACCGAGCAATCAGCGCTGCTCGCGCTCCGCACGCAGCAGATTATCGCCAACGAGTCCGACGTGGCGGATACCGTCGATCCGCTCGGCGGCTCGTACTACGTCGAGAGCCTCACGCGCGAGCTCGAAAAGAAGGCGGTCGAGTACCTGGGCAAGATCGACGACCTCGGCGGCGCCGTGGCCGCAATCGAGCGCGGCTATATGCAGCGCGAGATCCAGTCGGCCGCCTACCTGTATCAGCGCGAAATCGAATCCAAGCAGCGCATAATAGTCGGGTTGAACCAGTTCACCTCGGGCGAGCAGCCTCCGATCGACCTCCTGCGCGTGAATCCCGAGATCGAGCACAAGCAGTGCGAGCGGCTCTCGCGCCTGCGCGCCGAGCGCAACGCTGCGGCCACGCGCGACGCACTCGGTCGGGTCGAGGCGGCTGCGCGCGACGGCGGCAACCTGATGCCGGCGATAGTCGATGCGGTGCGCAACTGGGCGACGCTCGGCGAAATCTCGGACGCGATGCGCCGCGTGTTCGGCGAGTACCAGCCGGTGAATGTCGTTTAG
- a CDS encoding cobyrinate a,c-diamide synthase, with the protein MNSQSIPRLLIAATGSGAGKTTATIALIGALRARGMRVGAFKCGSDYLDPTYHRRAAGAPSHNLDGWMMDRASVLATFARAAAGADVAVIEGMMGLFDGATPTSDEGSSAEIAKWLAAPVLLVVDASGMARTVAAVAHGFARFDPHLKLAGLICNRVGGRGHLDLLRAASAEVPVLGGFSSEGRFAFPERHLGLLSADEKTVAQQSFDAWAELAERWLDLDAIVAIAKSAPLLSVPQIAELWPRSGAPGPRCRIAVAWDDAFHFYYEDNLRRLEAAGADLVHFAPTREARLPEVDGLYFGGGYPEALAADLSGNEAMIDAVRSFARKGGPIYAECGGLMYLSESIRTLDGRSWPMVGLVAGEAVMSERLQALGYVEVETRVESVLGPGGLQMRGHQFRYSTLTPIPERMECVYAVRPRWGEAFVEGYRTGNVLASYVHIHWASNPKAAEGFVNSCAAWRAQNRRPPPGER; encoded by the coding sequence ATGAACTCCCAATCCATACCGCGCCTGCTGATTGCCGCGACCGGCAGCGGCGCGGGCAAGACCACTGCGACGATCGCGCTGATCGGCGCATTGCGGGCGCGCGGAATGCGCGTGGGCGCGTTCAAATGCGGCTCGGACTATCTCGACCCGACGTACCATCGACGCGCCGCTGGCGCCCCCTCGCACAATCTCGACGGCTGGATGATGGATCGCGCCTCGGTGCTCGCGACCTTTGCGCGCGCCGCCGCGGGCGCCGACGTCGCGGTGATCGAAGGGATGATGGGGCTGTTCGACGGCGCGACACCGACCAGCGATGAAGGCTCGTCGGCGGAGATCGCGAAGTGGCTGGCGGCACCCGTGCTGCTCGTGGTTGACGCTTCTGGGATGGCCCGCACGGTGGCGGCGGTAGCGCACGGCTTCGCTCGCTTCGACCCGCATCTGAAACTCGCCGGCCTCATCTGCAATCGTGTCGGCGGCCGCGGCCATCTCGATTTGCTGCGCGCGGCATCGGCCGAAGTTCCGGTGCTCGGCGGATTTTCGAGCGAAGGGCGCTTCGCCTTTCCGGAGCGTCATCTTGGACTGCTCAGCGCTGACGAGAAAACTGTTGCGCAGCAATCGTTCGACGCGTGGGCTGAATTGGCGGAGCGATGGCTCGACCTCGACGCGATCGTGGCGATCGCGAAAAGCGCGCCGCTGCTGAGTGTCCCCCAGATAGCCGAGCTATGGCCGCGAAGCGGCGCGCCGGGGCCGCGATGCCGTATCGCCGTGGCGTGGGACGACGCGTTCCATTTCTACTACGAAGACAATTTGCGCCGCCTTGAAGCGGCAGGTGCGGATCTGGTGCATTTCGCGCCAACGCGCGAGGCCCGGCTGCCGGAAGTTGACGGGCTTTACTTCGGCGGCGGCTATCCCGAGGCGCTCGCCGCCGACCTTTCGGGCAATGAAGCGATGATCGACGCGGTGCGCAGCTTCGCACGGAAGGGCGGGCCGATCTACGCCGAGTGCGGCGGCCTGATGTATCTGAGCGAGAGCATTCGGACGCTGGACGGGCGCTCGTGGCCGATGGTCGGGCTGGTAGCGGGCGAGGCGGTGATGTCCGAGCGCCTGCAAGCGCTCGGCTATGTCGAGGTCGAGACGCGCGTGGAATCGGTCCTCGGACCCGGCGGGCTGCAGATGCGAGGCCATCAGTTCCGCTACTCGACGCTCACACCGATTCCAGAGCGGATGGAATGCGTGTACGCGGTGCGTCCGCGATGGGGCGAGGCGTTCGTCGAAGGCTACCGGACGGGCAACGTGCTCGCTTCCTACGTGCACATCCACTGGGCGTCGAACCCGAAAGCAGCGGAGGGGTTCGTTAACTCCTGCGCCGCCTGGCGCGCGCAAAATCGCAGGCCGCCGCCGGGAGAAAGATAG
- the hemQ gene encoding hydrogen peroxide-dependent heme synthase — protein sequence MADDRSHGSLTLEHEAPNTLEGWSVLHQVFRLRRGALGALDAGRRERILRQAAAAISAMERREDGESAVFSVLGHKGDLLAIHFRRTFDDLERAQATLAALELSAFLEQSGSYVSMVEIGLYEATVALNARLAGEGLRPHSPEWKRAVDEEMAAQRAKMASRLWPKIPERRYLCFYPMNKRRAGADNWYQLPIDERRRLMHEHGMIGRRYAGQVTQIISGSVGFDDWEWGVDLFADDPLVFKKLVYEMRFDESSARYAEFGPFIVSIRLDADDLQRATFGHTSA from the coding sequence ATGGCTGACGACCGTTCACATGGATCATTGACGCTCGAACACGAGGCGCCCAACACGCTCGAGGGCTGGAGCGTGCTGCATCAGGTGTTCCGCCTGCGGCGCGGCGCGCTCGGCGCGCTCGACGCCGGACGGCGCGAACGAATTCTGCGCCAGGCGGCCGCCGCGATCTCCGCGATGGAGCGGCGCGAAGATGGCGAAAGCGCAGTCTTTTCGGTCCTGGGACATAAGGGCGATCTGCTCGCGATCCATTTCCGCCGGACGTTCGACGACCTGGAGCGCGCGCAGGCGACGCTTGCGGCGCTGGAGCTCAGCGCGTTTCTCGAACAATCCGGATCCTATGTCTCGATGGTTGAGATCGGGCTCTACGAGGCCACAGTCGCCTTGAACGCGCGGCTCGCCGGCGAAGGCCTGCGTCCGCATTCGCCGGAATGGAAGCGGGCGGTCGACGAAGAGATGGCCGCACAGCGCGCGAAGATGGCCTCGCGCCTATGGCCTAAAATTCCCGAACGCCGCTATCTCTGTTTTTATCCGATGAACAAGCGGCGCGCCGGAGCCGACAACTGGTACCAGTTGCCGATCGACGAGCGCCGCCGCCTGATGCATGAGCACGGAATGATCGGCAGACGCTATGCAGGCCAAGTCACGCAGATAATCTCCGGGTCGGTCGGCTTCGACGACTGGGAATGGGGAGTCGATCTCTTCGCGGACGATCCACTGGTGTTCAAGAAACTGGTCTACGAGATGCGCTTCGATGAATCGAGCGCGCGCTATGCCGAGTTCGGCCCGTTCATCGTCTCGATCCGGCTGGACGCCGACGATCTGCAGCGTGCAACTTTCGGCCATACCTCAGCCTGA
- a CDS encoding acyl-CoA dehydrogenase family protein, translating to MEFAFNPDQEMLRRTLADFAARELTPAYASRDKDEDLPRALVRKLGELGLLAPMAEQRHGGQELDYVSLGIAHEEVGRADFNAAYVLLLSGLVGAIVAARGDDRQRAEYLPPICRGDVVTALAVSEPSGGSDAAHIRLQARRDGDSYVLNGEKTSISLGSWADTALVMARTGTLEQGAHGVSAFYVDLRAPGVSRARFRDLGTRAIGRGQLFFDEVRVPAAALIGAEGAGFVQVMQGFDFSRSLIGLMCIGAAQQSVDETVRYVAERQAFGTALARFEGVSFPLAEAAVKLRAARLLCYEALWMRDLGQPHGWLAAGCKWWAPELAVQVIHQCLLLHGHLGFSLDLPHQQRLRDVIGLEIGDGTAQIMKSLVAREIIGKTARPY from the coding sequence ATGGAGTTCGCGTTCAACCCGGACCAGGAGATGCTTCGCCGCACGCTCGCGGACTTTGCCGCGCGCGAGCTTACCCCAGCCTACGCCAGCCGTGACAAGGATGAAGACCTGCCGCGAGCGCTCGTGCGCAAGCTCGGCGAACTGGGACTGCTCGCGCCGATGGCCGAGCAACGCCACGGCGGCCAGGAACTGGATTACGTCTCGCTGGGTATCGCGCACGAGGAGGTCGGCCGCGCGGATTTCAACGCGGCCTACGTGCTGCTGCTCTCGGGGCTGGTCGGCGCGATCGTCGCCGCGCGCGGCGACGATCGCCAGCGCGCCGAGTACCTTCCGCCGATTTGCCGCGGCGACGTGGTAACCGCGCTCGCCGTGAGCGAGCCGAGCGGCGGCTCGGATGCCGCGCATATCCGCCTGCAGGCGCGGCGCGACGGCGACAGCTACGTGCTGAACGGCGAAAAAACTTCGATCTCGCTAGGTTCATGGGCGGACACCGCCCTAGTGATGGCGCGCACTGGGACGCTCGAACAGGGCGCGCACGGCGTGAGCGCGTTTTACGTCGATCTGCGTGCCCCCGGAGTCAGCCGCGCGCGCTTTCGCGATCTTGGGACGCGCGCGATCGGCCGCGGCCAGCTTTTCTTCGACGAGGTGCGGGTGCCGGCGGCCGCGCTTATCGGCGCCGAGGGCGCGGGCTTCGTCCAGGTGATGCAGGGTTTCGACTTCAGCCGCTCGCTCATCGGCCTGATGTGCATCGGGGCCGCCCAGCAAAGCGTTGACGAAACCGTCAGGTACGTAGCCGAGCGCCAGGCCTTCGGCACCGCGCTCGCGCGCTTCGAGGGTGTGTCGTTTCCGTTGGCCGAGGCCGCGGTCAAGTTGCGCGCCGCGCGCCTGCTCTGTTACGAGGCGCTATGGATGCGCGACCTCGGCCAACCGCACGGATGGCTTGCGGCGGGATGCAAATGGTGGGCGCCGGAACTCGCGGTCCAGGTCATCCATCAATGCCTGCTCCTGCACGGCCATCTCGGCTTCAGCCTCGACCTACCGCATCAGCAGCGTTTGCGCGACGTTATCGGGCTCGAAATCGGCGACGGCACCGCGCAGATCATGAAGAGCCTCGTGGCGCGCGAAATCATCGGCAAGACGGCGCGCCCGTACTAG
- a CDS encoding S-(hydroxymethyl)glutathione dehydrogenase/class III alcohol dehydrogenase — protein MKVKAAVAHKAGAPLEIETVDLEGPKQGEVLVEIKATGVCHTDAYTLSGKDPEGLFPAILGHEGAGVVVEAGAGVTTLHPGDHVIPLYIPECRQCPSCLSGKTNLCTAIRETQGRGVMPDGKSRFSLGGRTLHHYMGTSTFANFTVVPEIALAKVREDAPFDRICYIGCGVTTGVGAVINTAKVQVGDTVVVFGLGGIGLNVVQGARISGARMIVGVDLNPARRAIAEKFGLTHFVNPAEVRGELVPYLVDLTGGGADFAFECVGNVKLMRQALECCHRGWGTCVIIGVAGAGEEISTRPFQLVTGRSWKGTAFGGARGRRDVPKIVDWYMEGKINIDDLITHTMTPDRINEAFDLMHRGESIRTVVRF, from the coding sequence ATGAAGGTTAAGGCAGCTGTCGCACATAAAGCCGGCGCTCCGCTCGAGATCGAAACTGTCGATCTCGAGGGGCCGAAGCAGGGCGAAGTGCTGGTCGAAATCAAGGCGACCGGCGTATGCCATACCGACGCCTATACGCTATCGGGCAAAGATCCCGAGGGGTTGTTTCCTGCGATTCTCGGCCACGAGGGCGCGGGCGTGGTCGTCGAAGCCGGCGCGGGCGTGACCACGCTGCACCCCGGCGACCATGTCATTCCGCTCTACATCCCGGAGTGCCGGCAATGCCCGTCGTGCCTTTCGGGCAAGACCAATCTCTGCACCGCGATCCGCGAAACCCAGGGGCGCGGCGTGATGCCTGACGGCAAGAGCCGCTTCTCGCTCGGCGGCCGGACGCTTCATCACTACATGGGGACATCCACGTTTGCGAATTTCACGGTCGTGCCCGAGATCGCGCTCGCCAAAGTGCGCGAGGACGCTCCCTTCGATCGCATCTGTTATATCGGATGCGGCGTTACGACCGGCGTCGGCGCCGTGATCAACACCGCCAAGGTTCAGGTCGGCGACACGGTGGTGGTTTTCGGTCTCGGCGGAATCGGGCTCAACGTGGTGCAGGGCGCGCGGATCTCGGGAGCGCGCATGATCGTGGGAGTGGACCTCAATCCGGCGCGGCGCGCGATCGCCGAGAAGTTCGGCCTCACGCACTTCGTCAACCCGGCCGAGGTGCGCGGCGAACTCGTGCCGTACCTGGTCGATCTGACCGGCGGGGGCGCCGACTTCGCCTTCGAGTGCGTCGGCAACGTCAAGCTGATGCGCCAGGCGCTGGAGTGCTGCCATCGCGGATGGGGCACCTGCGTCATAATCGGTGTGGCCGGCGCGGGCGAGGAAATTTCGACCCGTCCCTTTCAGCTCGTTACCGGACGCTCCTGGAAAGGCACCGCGTTCGGCGGCGCCAGAGGGCGGCGCGACGTGCCAAAAATTGTCGACTGGTATATGGAAGGCAAAATCAACATCGACGACCTCATCACGCACACGATGACGCCCGACCGGATCAACGAGGCCTTCGACCTGATGCATCGCGGCGAGTCGATTCGCACGGTGGTAAGGTTCTGA
- a CDS encoding arginine decarboxylase, pyruvoyl-dependent: MGPFPKGVFLTKGVGKHREKLNSFEMALRAANIAEYNLVRVQSIFPPYCKLITPQEGLKYLKPGQIVFAVMSDNATDEPHRLIAASVGVAIPANPGQYGYLSEHHSFGETDQKAGDYAEDLAAMMLATILGVEFDPNSSYDERKDVWRVSDKIVTTRNATQSAIGDRDGLWTSVVAAAVFVDFPESK, encoded by the coding sequence ATGGGGCCTTTTCCCAAGGGAGTTTTCCTGACCAAAGGGGTCGGCAAGCATCGCGAGAAGCTCAACTCGTTCGAGATGGCCCTGCGCGCGGCCAACATCGCCGAGTACAACCTGGTCCGCGTCCAATCGATCTTTCCGCCCTACTGCAAACTGATCACGCCGCAGGAGGGACTCAAGTATCTCAAGCCCGGCCAGATCGTTTTTGCCGTGATGAGCGACAACGCAACCGACGAGCCCCATCGCCTCATCGCCGCCTCGGTGGGCGTGGCAATTCCGGCCAATCCCGGCCAGTACGGCTATCTCTCGGAGCATCACAGCTTCGGCGAGACCGACCAGAAGGCCGGCGACTACGCCGAAGATCTGGCGGCGATGATGCTGGCGACGATCCTGGGTGTCGAATTCGATCCCAACTCGAGCTACGACGAGCGCAAGGACGTCTGGCGCGTCTCGGACAAAATCGTGACCACGCGCAACGCCACGCAATCGGCGATCGGCGACCGCGACGGCTTGTGGACCTCGGTGGTGGCGGCGGCAGTGTTCGTCGATTTTCCCGAGAGCAAGTGA